DNA sequence from the Tissierella sp. MB52-C2 genome:
ATGGTAAACTTGCAAGATGCAATGATAGACCTTAAAATGAAAAACGTAGATGCAGTAGTTGGAAATAAACTAGTAGGTGTGTATTACCTGCAAAAATATAAACTTACAGACCACATTAAGATTGCAGGTGAGCCTGTGCTTACAGTGACTTATGGGACAGCTATATCTAAAGAGAATGAAGAACTTAGCATTGTATTAGAAGAAGGCTTCAATATAATCAAAGAAAACAGGGTTTATGACCAAATATATAAAAAATGGTTTGGAGAAGATGTAGGAAGTATCAAAGTTATTTATATAAAATATAGAAATTCAATAATAATTATTGTGGCATGTATAATTACAACTATTTTTCTTTTATATATATATAATAAAAGACTTCAAAGAGAGGTCAAAAGAAGAACTCAAGAATTAGAGTTAGCCAATCAAGAGTTAATTGAACAACAGAAGGAGATATATAACTTAGCTTATTTTGATTCAGTCACATCTCTTCCCAATAGGACTTATTTTATCAAAACATTAAATAATATGTTTGAAAGTATGAAGCAACAAGAAGTGTTATTTGGAGTATTAATTTTAGATATAGATAGATTTAAGCATATAAACGATACATTGGGACACAACGTAGGAGATTATATATTGAAATTACTTGGAACTAGAATTAGTGGAATACTAAGGGAAGAAGATATAATTGCCAGAGTAGGCGGAGACGAATACTATATATTAATAAATAATGTTAAAGATATAGACCAGATAATAGAAACAAGTAAATTGATTTTGGAAGACTTTAAAAACCTTATTATATAAGAGACTATGAATTATATTTAACCACTAGTATTGGTATATCAGTATATCCTGAAGATGGTTTAAACCCTAGCTCCTAATAAAAAAGCAGACCTTGCATTATATAAAGCTAAGGAATTAGGTGGAAATTCATACTATATATATGGTAATGAAATAAAGTCTCATGGACTAGAAAAGATGATGCTTATAAATCAACTTAGACAAGGTATAGGGAATAATGAATTAGTTCTACATTATCAACCTCAAATAAATATATTGACAGGAGAGCTTGAAGGTTTAGAGGCCTTAGTAAGATGGCAGCATCCAGAACAGGGATTATTATATCCAGATAAATTTATACCTTTGGCAGAGGAGGTAGGATTAGTTGTCCAATTGGGAGAATGGGTGCTAAGGGAAGCCTGTAAACAGGCAAAGTATTGGATTGACTTAGGACAAGATATTAAAATGTCTGTAAATATTTCTGCTAGACAGTTTCAGCGTAAGGATTTTATAAGGGAAGTAGTCAATATCTTAAATGAAGTTGAACTAAATTCTAGGAATTTGACTTTGGAAATTACAGAAACCATAGCCATATCTGATATAAATCATACGTTGAAAATATTAAACAGATTAAATTCTCTTGGAATAGCTGTTGCTATAGATGATTTTGGCACAGGATATTCTAGTCTTAACTATTTAAATCAAATGAGTGTAAACGAGTTGAAAATTGACCAATCCTTTATCTGGGA
Encoded proteins:
- a CDS encoding EAL domain-containing protein, giving the protein MMLINQLRQGIGNNELVLHYQPQINILTGELEGLEALVRWQHPEQGLLYPDKFIPLAEEVGLVVQLGEWVLREACKQAKYWIDLGQDIKMSVNISARQFQRKDFIREVVNILNEVELNSRNLTLEITETIAISDINHTLKILNRLNSLGIAVAIDDFGTGYSSLNYLNQMSVNELKIDQSFIWDIEKNNKNKMIANTIIILAKQLGLKVTAEGVENEEQLNLLREMKCDTAQGYYFSKPVPKEIIDEIITKKSPI
- a CDS encoding diguanylate cyclase domain-containing protein, yielding MNPVIKERKIIMLLILTLVLSTGIFVEAKDINTIEYTRTIKLAGDQNHPPYQYVDKDGNPAGFSVDVINAIAEEMNLDIELTLMEWSEAVKTLGNGQVDGVIYMGQREEWRRSYKFIPPIAVDRQVIFVNRETVNINNLEDLAGLRVAYQESDYSEPYIKEIPYVETFPMVNLQDAMIDLKMKNVDAVVGNKLVGVYYLQKYKLTDHIKIAGEPVLTVTYGTAISKENEELSIVLEEGFNIIKENRVYDQIYKKWFGEDVGSIKVIYIKYRNSIIIIVACIITTIFLLYIYNKRLQREVKRRTQELELANQELIEQQKEIYNLAYFDSVTSLPNRTYFIKTLNNMFESMKQQEVLFGVLILDIDRFKHINDTLGHNVGDYILKLLGTRISGILREEDIIARVGGDEYYILINNVKDIDQIIETSKLILEDFKNLII